One part of the Vicia villosa cultivar HV-30 ecotype Madison, WI linkage group LG6, Vvil1.0, whole genome shotgun sequence genome encodes these proteins:
- the LOC131611522 gene encoding cyclin-U2-2-like, translating to MSKTNFISSFFIHLFKHQNFIIYKCHFHNSSTQTNPTITYYLKMGSSSMTISPRKLHSDLYSFSHQQDSSTPLVINVLASLIERNMARTKRIVKNCSKSLSKAISTNIFDCREIPDLSIQSYLERIFRYTKAGSSVYVVAYVYIDRFCQINPGFRINARNVHRLLITTIMVASKYVEDLNYRNSYFGRVGGLTTIELNKLELEFLFMMGFKLHVNVSVFESYCCHLEREVGIGGGYHIEKTLRCAEEIKARHRKEITGYTQIPRVML from the exons ATGTCAAAAACCAATTTCATATCCTCTTTCTTTATTCATCTCTTCAAACACCAaaactttattatatataaatgccATTTCCATAACTCTTCTACACAAACAAACCCCACAATCACTTACTACTTGAAAATGGGTTCTTCTTCAATGACAATCTCCCCAAGAAAGCTTCATTCAGATTTATACTCCTTTTCACACCAACAAGATTCTAGCACTCCACTAGTGATAAATGTTCTTGCTTCATTGATTGAGAGAAACATGGCAAGAACAAAGAGAATAGTGAAAAATTGTTCTAAGTCTTTGTCTAAGGCAATTAGTACAAACATCTTTGATTGTAGAGAGATCCCAGATTTGTCAATCCAATCTTATTTAGAGAGAATTTTTAGGTACACTAAAGCAGGATCTTCGGTTTATGTTGTGGCTTATGTTTATATTGATAGGTTTTGTCAGATCAATCCTGGATTTAGAATCAATGCTAGAAATGTTCATAGACTTCTCATTACAACTATCATGGTGGCTTCCAAATATGTTGAAGACTT GAACTATAGAAATTCATACTTTGGAAGAGTTGGTGGATTAACAACTATTGAGCTAAACAAGTTGGAGCTTGAATTTCTGTTCATGATGGGATTCAAATTACATGTAAATGTGAGTGTTTTTGAGAGTTATTGTTGTCATTTAGAGAGAGAGGTTGGAATTGGGGGAGGGTACCATATTGAGAAGACATTAAGGTGTGCAGAAGAAATCAAAGCAAGACATAGGAAAGAAATTACGGGTTACACACAGATTCCTCGTGTTATGTTGTAA